Proteins encoded together in one Rhizobacter sp. J219 window:
- a CDS encoding response regulator: protein MTQTLVQRATLFGMLVAAAAVAALAYFAWDYARQTVEAARYVAHTHEVKAVIRDLESSLYRAEAGQRAYLVTRITTYRSERDVALEALEKGLLELSRLTTDNPEQTARVSDLRRDLATRVSVYRVSDGLLQSGTPYSAEQRIEIGSQALANLRPHIDALVAEEDRLLTEREAVQKARTRSTVIVFGSFVALLLVLLPGTFWRMSRDLKARGAAEVRVAEERAFDAVHARALILYNAENDRGRVLDGTLALLGENPLFPVGAFYAYDEWAGGLRLDASRATPADIKRMVRLDEGPLGTAAREGRSLYLEGLDREGAMNIETGLATVPPAAVLMCPVQYQSRLLGVLVLGTGRTLGERDREFVERMCAQLAVALNNLSHLEEMSLLTEQLRSRGEDIQRKNAELERANRMKSEFLANMSHELRTPLNAIIGFSEIMKDGLTGPLGKEQQEYVEDIHGSGKHLLSLINDILDLSKVESGQVMLELEEADPELLAASTMSVLRERAATARVRFTVQCPPGIGRLCLDMRKAKQIVYNLVANALKFTPEGGAVTLAMERVPAERVHGVVSEPGTRVFAPTDAHWGHYLELRITDSGIGIAPADLQHLFQAFVQIDSSLSRQYAGTGLGLTMVRRLAELHGGGLMVRSVEGKGSTFAVWLPWREPDTQAEGVAGEATAASTDGAASPAKGNGRAGPTRLPDAKPLVLVVEDDPRAASLMRLQLEGNGYRVEFAANAEDGLRRAHELHPTAVVLDIILPGMDGWDMLAKLKDQPETRNIPVVIVSITDEAQRGFALGAAQVLVKPVTQGDLLAALAAAGLDEPHSGARVLVVDDDPKAVSLVSKHLQVAGYSPIGAYGGQEALDIVRAEAPALVVLDLMMPQVSGFDVVQGLRNNPETAGIPVIVLTAKLLTREDRALLSGKVQQVMEKTHFNSIGLVAEVKRALAGRQHTNWH, encoded by the coding sequence ATGACACAAACCCTGGTGCAGCGAGCGACCCTGTTCGGCATGCTGGTGGCGGCGGCTGCGGTGGCGGCGCTGGCGTATTTCGCGTGGGACTACGCGCGTCAGACGGTCGAAGCCGCCCGCTACGTGGCCCACACCCACGAGGTGAAGGCGGTGATCCGCGACCTGGAGTCGAGCCTGTACCGGGCCGAGGCCGGCCAGCGGGCCTACCTGGTCACACGCATCACGACCTACCGAAGCGAGCGCGACGTGGCACTCGAGGCGCTCGAAAAGGGCCTGCTCGAGTTGTCGCGCCTCACCACCGACAACCCGGAGCAGACCGCGCGTGTGTCCGACCTGCGGCGCGACCTGGCGACGCGGGTGTCCGTCTACCGCGTGAGCGATGGTCTGCTGCAGAGCGGCACCCCCTATTCCGCCGAGCAGCGCATCGAGATCGGCTCGCAGGCGCTGGCCAACCTGCGGCCGCACATCGACGCGCTGGTGGCCGAAGAAGACCGCCTGCTCACCGAACGCGAAGCCGTGCAGAAGGCGCGCACGCGCAGCACCGTGATCGTCTTCGGCAGCTTCGTCGCGCTGCTGCTGGTGCTGCTGCCGGGCACCTTCTGGCGCATGTCGCGCGACCTCAAGGCGCGGGGCGCGGCCGAGGTGCGGGTGGCCGAGGAACGCGCCTTCGACGCCGTGCACGCCCGCGCCCTCATCCTCTACAACGCCGAGAACGACCGCGGCCGTGTGCTGGACGGCACGCTGGCCCTGCTCGGCGAGAACCCGCTCTTTCCGGTCGGCGCTTTCTACGCCTACGACGAATGGGCCGGCGGCCTGCGGCTCGACGCTTCGCGTGCGACGCCCGCTGACATCAAGCGCATGGTGCGGCTCGACGAAGGCCCGCTCGGCACGGCCGCCCGCGAGGGCCGCAGCCTCTACCTCGAAGGGCTGGACCGCGAGGGCGCGATGAACATCGAGACGGGGCTTGCCACCGTGCCGCCGGCCGCGGTGCTGATGTGCCCGGTGCAGTATCAGTCGCGCCTCTTGGGGGTGCTGGTGCTCGGCACGGGGCGGACGCTCGGCGAACGCGACCGCGAGTTCGTTGAGCGCATGTGTGCGCAGCTCGCGGTGGCGCTCAACAACCTGAGCCACCTGGAAGAGATGAGCCTGCTCACCGAACAGCTGCGCAGCCGCGGCGAAGACATCCAGCGCAAGAACGCCGAGCTGGAGCGCGCCAACCGCATGAAGAGCGAGTTCCTCGCGAACATGTCGCACGAGTTGCGCACACCGCTCAACGCGATCATCGGCTTCTCGGAGATCATGAAAGACGGCCTCACCGGGCCGCTCGGCAAGGAACAGCAGGAGTACGTGGAAGACATCCACGGCAGCGGCAAGCACCTGCTGTCCCTCATCAACGACATCCTCGACCTGTCGAAGGTCGAGTCGGGCCAGGTGATGCTGGAGCTGGAAGAGGCTGACCCCGAATTGCTGGCTGCGAGCACGATGTCGGTGCTGCGCGAACGCGCCGCCACCGCGCGGGTGCGCTTCACGGTGCAGTGTCCGCCCGGCATCGGCCGCCTGTGCCTGGACATGCGCAAGGCCAAGCAGATCGTCTACAACCTCGTCGCCAACGCGCTCAAGTTCACCCCCGAGGGCGGCGCCGTGACGCTTGCGATGGAGCGCGTGCCTGCCGAGCGTGTGCACGGCGTGGTCAGCGAGCCGGGCACGCGCGTGTTCGCGCCGACCGATGCGCACTGGGGCCACTACCTCGAACTGCGCATCACCGACTCCGGCATCGGCATCGCGCCGGCTGACCTGCAGCATCTTTTCCAGGCCTTCGTGCAGATCGACTCCTCGTTGTCGCGCCAGTACGCCGGCACCGGGCTCGGGCTCACCATGGTCCGCCGCCTGGCCGAGCTGCACGGCGGCGGCCTGATGGTGCGCAGCGTCGAGGGCAAGGGCTCGACCTTTGCCGTGTGGCTGCCCTGGCGCGAGCCCGACACGCAGGCCGAAGGGGTGGCCGGTGAAGCGACCGCGGCCTCTACCGACGGGGCTGCCTCGCCAGCGAAAGGCAACGGCCGCGCCGGCCCCACCCGACTGCCCGATGCCAAGCCGCTGGTGCTCGTGGTCGAAGACGACCCGCGCGCCGCCAGCCTGATGCGGCTGCAGCTCGAAGGCAACGGCTACCGGGTCGAGTTCGCCGCCAATGCCGAGGACGGGCTGCGTCGTGCCCACGAGCTGCACCCGACCGCGGTGGTGCTCGACATCATCCTCCCCGGCATGGACGGCTGGGACATGCTCGCGAAGCTGAAAGACCAGCCCGAGACCCGCAACATCCCGGTCGTCATCGTCTCGATCACCGACGAGGCCCAGCGCGGCTTCGCGCTCGGCGCGGCACAGGTGCTGGTGAAGCCGGTGACGCAAGGCGACCTGCTGGCCGCACTGGCTGCGGCCGGGCTCGACGAGCCGCACAGCGGGGCACGCGTGCTGGTGGTCGATGACGACCCGAAGGCGGTGTCGCTCGTCAGCAAGCATCTGCAGGTGGCAGGCTATTCACCCATCGGCGCCTACGGCGGCCAGGAGGCGCTCGACATCGTGCGCGCCGAGGCGCCGGCGCTTGTCGTGCTCGATCTGATGATGCCGCAGGTGTCGGGCTTCGACGTGGTGCAGGGCCTGCGCAACAACCCCGAGACCGCGGGCATCCCGGTCATCGTGCTCACCGCCAAGCTGCTCACGCGCGAGGACCGCGCGCTGCTCAGCGGCAAGGTGCAGCAGGTGATGGAGAAGACGCATTTCAATTCCATCGGCCTCGTGGCCGAAGTCAAGCGTGCGCTGGCCGGGCGGCAGCACACGAACTGGCATTGA
- a CDS encoding hybrid sensor histidine kinase/response regulator, translating into MHADPAILIVDDNPANRRLYQATLSDLGAQLTMASSGEEALARCVEHPYAMILLDVHLSGMDGFQVAQSIRDKCPGLDAPIVFVSAVYVHEQDTYRGYRLGAVDYILSPIVPEILRAKAAIFIRMHRLRVDALQHAQAIEKAYRELRTVHAEMEGFSYSVSHDLRTPLGQIAGFADLMQMGHAGELSDKVREYVGYIQSAAHRMNSLIDDMLLLGNMSRTEMEVQPVDLSHLAQSLMTEIEALRPQSRASWQVQHGLQAMGDQRLLRVALSNLLSNAWKYSAGVPRPFIDFGSREDDDGPVYYVRDNGAGFDVHAAGDRLFRPFQRFHSDAHFQGNGVGLAIVQRVIEKHGGRLWVESAPGRGATFFFTLGRLSTRPAPL; encoded by the coding sequence ATGCACGCCGACCCCGCCATCCTCATCGTCGACGACAACCCGGCCAACCGCCGTCTCTACCAGGCGACGCTGAGCGACCTGGGGGCGCAGCTGACCATGGCCAGCTCCGGGGAAGAGGCGCTCGCGCGCTGCGTCGAGCATCCGTACGCGATGATCCTGCTCGACGTGCACCTGTCGGGCATGGATGGGTTCCAGGTGGCGCAGTCCATCCGCGACAAGTGCCCGGGCCTCGATGCGCCGATCGTCTTCGTGTCGGCGGTCTACGTGCACGAGCAGGACACGTACCGCGGCTACCGGCTGGGTGCGGTCGACTACATCCTGTCGCCCATCGTGCCGGAGATCCTGCGGGCCAAGGCGGCGATCTTCATCCGCATGCACCGGTTGCGGGTCGATGCGCTGCAGCATGCACAGGCCATCGAAAAAGCCTACCGCGAGCTGCGCACCGTGCATGCCGAGATGGAAGGCTTCAGCTATTCGGTCTCGCATGACCTGCGCACACCGCTCGGGCAGATCGCAGGCTTTGCCGACCTGATGCAGATGGGCCACGCCGGCGAGCTGAGCGACAAGGTGCGCGAGTACGTGGGCTACATCCAGAGCGCCGCTCACCGCATGAACAGCCTCATCGACGACATGCTGCTGCTGGGCAACATGAGCCGCACCGAGATGGAGGTCCAGCCGGTCGACCTCTCGCACCTGGCGCAATCGCTGATGACCGAAATCGAGGCCCTGCGCCCGCAGTCGCGCGCCTCGTGGCAGGTGCAGCATGGCCTGCAGGCGATGGGTGACCAGCGGCTGCTGCGCGTGGCTTTGTCGAACCTGCTGTCGAACGCATGGAAATACAGCGCCGGCGTGCCGCGGCCCTTCATCGACTTCGGCAGCCGTGAGGACGACGACGGGCCGGTCTACTACGTGCGCGACAACGGCGCCGGCTTCGATGTGCATGCGGCTGGCGACCGGCTCTTCCGACCGTTCCAGCGCTTTCACTCCGACGCACACTTCCAGGGCAACGGCGTCGGCCTGGCCATCGTGCAACGTGTGATCGAAAAGCACGGCGGGCGGCTGTGGGTGGAGTCGGCACCCGGCCGCGGCGCCACCTTCTTCTTCACGCTGGGCCGCTTGTCCACCCGGCCCGCACCGTTGTGA
- a CDS encoding response regulator, whose product MANILVVEDNPQNLKLAQLVLHKAGHATLAAENGEVGLQLAHEKQPDLVLMDVQMPGLDGLEVTRRLKSNPSTSHIKVVALTALAMKGDAERILAAGCDAYLAKPYQYQQLMDVVSKALA is encoded by the coding sequence ATGGCCAACATCCTCGTCGTCGAAGACAACCCGCAGAACCTCAAGCTCGCGCAACTGGTGCTGCACAAGGCCGGGCATGCCACGCTCGCCGCCGAAAACGGCGAAGTGGGCCTGCAGCTCGCGCACGAGAAGCAGCCCGACCTGGTGCTGATGGACGTGCAGATGCCCGGGCTCGACGGGCTGGAGGTCACCCGCCGCCTGAAGTCGAACCCGAGCACGTCGCACATCAAGGTGGTGGCGCTCACGGCGCTGGCCATGAAGGGCGACGCCGAGCGCATCCTTGCGGCGGGCTGCGACGCCTACCTGGCCAAGCCCTACCAGTACCAGCAGCTGATGGATGTGGTGAGCAAGGCGCTGGCCTGA
- a CDS encoding pyridoxamine 5'-phosphate oxidase family protein → MTLTPQVADFAKRSILCWLATVDEAGQPNVSPKEIFAVFDPQHLVIANIASPTSVRNLAANRHVCVSFVDVFVQKGFKVVGTARNVRPHEPDFSQWAAPLQAMAGPRFSIHSVIVVSAEGVEPILAPSYRLYPDDTTEASQVAAAMQAYGVQKRTSA, encoded by the coding sequence ATGACGCTTACTCCACAGGTCGCCGACTTCGCAAAACGCAGCATCCTGTGCTGGCTCGCCACGGTCGACGAAGCGGGCCAGCCCAACGTGTCGCCCAAGGAGATCTTCGCGGTCTTCGACCCGCAGCACCTCGTCATCGCGAACATCGCTTCGCCCACGAGCGTGCGCAACCTCGCGGCCAACCGCCACGTGTGCGTGAGCTTCGTCGACGTCTTCGTCCAGAAGGGGTTCAAGGTCGTCGGCACCGCGCGAAACGTCCGGCCGCATGAACCGGATTTCAGCCAATGGGCTGCGCCGCTGCAAGCAATGGCCGGCCCGAGGTTTTCGATTCACTCGGTGATCGTCGTGTCGGCAGAGGGCGTGGAGCCGATCCTCGCACCAAGCTACCGCCTCTACCCGGACGACACCACCGAGGCCTCTCAGGTGGCAGCCGCCATGCAGGCCTACGGCGTGCAGAAGCGCACAAGCGCCTGA
- a CDS encoding AraC family transcriptional regulator yields MRTLARRVDKVFGMGAGEWLRLAKLSQAAEALRSTRAPIKAVSDTLGFGSEASLYRAFRQATGMTPTAYRQAFGSAARGSIKAVE; encoded by the coding sequence GTGCGCACGCTCGCCCGGCGGGTCGACAAAGTCTTCGGCATGGGCGCCGGCGAATGGCTTCGGCTGGCCAAGCTCAGCCAGGCGGCGGAGGCCCTGCGCAGCACGCGGGCGCCCATCAAGGCCGTCAGCGACACACTGGGGTTCGGAAGCGAGGCGAGCCTGTATCGCGCGTTCCGGCAGGCCACGGGAATGACCCCGACCGCCTACCGCCAGGCCTTCGGCTCCGCGGCACGCGGCAGCATCAAGGCCGTCGAATAA
- a CDS encoding alpha/beta fold hydrolase, translated as MTLTVGTTNIHLVDSGQGSPILFLHGNPDSSDVWSGIIPALSPHFRCVAPDLPGFGRSTAPADFDYSLEGMASWVDKLVNAVGIAEPLHLVVHDIGGPFGLAWAVRYPHKVRSVVIMNTVFSSEYRWHLFGRLWRMPVIGELVQALTSRSGFTRELRRASRKLSREHIHRTFALITPSVKRQMLRWYRATDPENFVGWEDALRIVLTMKRSLVLWAQHDPYIAVRFADSFGAASVEHFPESGHWLPVEEADAVAERLLRFYAAKA; from the coding sequence ATGACACTCACCGTCGGCACCACGAACATTCACCTCGTCGATTCAGGGCAGGGTTCGCCGATCCTTTTCCTGCACGGCAACCCCGATTCGTCGGATGTCTGGAGCGGGATCATTCCCGCACTCAGCCCTCACTTCCGGTGCGTCGCACCCGACCTGCCGGGCTTCGGCAGGTCCACCGCGCCGGCAGATTTCGACTATTCGCTCGAGGGCATGGCCTCGTGGGTCGACAAGCTGGTGAATGCCGTGGGCATCGCCGAGCCGCTGCACCTCGTGGTGCACGACATCGGTGGGCCGTTCGGTCTGGCATGGGCAGTTCGCTATCCACACAAGGTGCGCAGTGTGGTGATCATGAACACGGTGTTTTCGTCGGAGTACCGCTGGCACCTCTTCGGGCGCCTGTGGCGCATGCCGGTCATCGGCGAGCTGGTGCAGGCCCTGACCAGCCGCAGCGGCTTCACCCGCGAGCTGCGACGGGCCTCGCGCAAGCTGAGCCGCGAGCACATCCACCGGACCTTTGCGCTGATCACGCCCTCGGTCAAGCGGCAGATGCTGCGCTGGTACCGCGCGACCGACCCCGAGAACTTCGTCGGCTGGGAAGATGCGCTTCGCATCGTGCTGACGATGAAACGCTCGCTCGTGCTGTGGGCCCAGCACGACCCGTACATCGCAGTGCGCTTCGCCGACAGCTTCGGTGCCGCGTCGGTGGAGCACTTCCCGGAGTCGGGCCACTGGCTGCCGGTCGAGGAAGCCGATGCCGTGGCCGAGCGACTGCTGCGCTTTTACGCGGCCAAGGCCTGA
- a CDS encoding TRAP transporter substrate-binding protein — MERRSFIRQTGIAGVLAAGVAPAVVQAQANVRWRLASSFPKSLDTIYGGAEVFAKKVSEMTGGKFQISTHPGGELMPALNVVDGVQAATVEMAHTAGYYFFGKDETFAIGGAIPFGLNSRQMSAWVYEGNGLKLMRDFYRNYNIVNLPGGNTGAQMGGWYRKEIKSVADMKGLKFRVGGFAGRIIERVGGVPQNLPGGDIYPSLEKGTIDAAEWIGPYDDQKLGFNKVAPHYYYPGWWEGGLHVEFYINSKAYDGLSAEYKAVLEAASSHAHVDMQAKYDVRNPQALRQLVSAGTKLHRFPKDVLETCFKASMEYYAELSSKNPQWKKVYEDYARFRSEQVLWFRFAEAGFDDFMQAQRF, encoded by the coding sequence ATGGAACGTCGTTCCTTCATTCGACAGACCGGCATCGCTGGTGTGCTCGCAGCAGGCGTGGCACCTGCAGTGGTCCAGGCCCAGGCGAATGTCCGCTGGCGCCTCGCCTCCAGTTTTCCGAAGTCGCTGGACACCATCTACGGCGGCGCCGAAGTGTTCGCGAAGAAGGTCAGCGAGATGACCGGAGGAAAGTTCCAGATCTCCACGCACCCCGGTGGCGAGCTGATGCCCGCGCTCAACGTCGTCGACGGCGTGCAGGCGGCCACGGTCGAGATGGCCCACACCGCGGGCTACTACTTCTTCGGCAAGGACGAGACCTTCGCCATTGGCGGTGCCATTCCCTTCGGCCTGAACTCGCGCCAGATGAGCGCCTGGGTCTACGAAGGCAACGGCCTGAAACTGATGCGCGACTTCTACCGCAACTACAACATCGTCAACCTGCCCGGCGGCAACACAGGCGCTCAGATGGGCGGCTGGTACCGCAAGGAGATCAAGTCGGTCGCCGACATGAAGGGCCTGAAGTTCCGCGTCGGCGGCTTCGCCGGCCGCATCATCGAGCGCGTGGGTGGCGTGCCGCAGAATCTGCCGGGCGGCGACATCTACCCCTCTCTCGAAAAAGGCACGATCGACGCCGCCGAGTGGATCGGCCCCTACGACGACCAGAAGCTCGGCTTCAACAAGGTCGCGCCGCACTACTACTACCCCGGCTGGTGGGAAGGCGGCCTGCACGTCGAGTTCTACATCAACTCCAAGGCCTACGACGGGCTTTCGGCCGAGTACAAGGCGGTGCTCGAAGCCGCGTCGTCCCACGCGCACGTGGACATGCAGGCCAAGTACGACGTCCGCAACCCGCAGGCCCTGCGCCAACTCGTGAGCGCAGGCACCAAGCTGCACCGCTTCCCGAAAGACGTGCTGGAGACCTGCTTCAAGGCCTCGATGGAGTACTACGCCGAGCTGTCGAGCAAGAACCCGCAGTGGAAGAAGGTCTACGAAGACTACGCGCGCTTCCGCTCCGAGCAGGTGCTGTGGTTCCGCTTCGCCGAAGCGGGCTTCGACGACTTCATGCAGGCGCAGAGGTTCTGA
- a CDS encoding DUF6882 domain-containing protein, with protein MAQCRERLIGKIELHRMMWCFGDHKACSVDLVAGSIRFEFASGQVVTAQMQVIGTYDTTAGTFRWGWADPGVSEALRKHAQIAHAWGRAHNQPLFTENAVACTQEDALSFLAVARQVCGAECAFSAPVMGSLVFVTFGEVEIDLRAIL; from the coding sequence ATGGCGCAGTGTCGCGAGCGCCTGATCGGAAAGATCGAATTGCACCGGATGATGTGGTGCTTCGGCGACCACAAAGCGTGTTCGGTCGATCTCGTGGCGGGCAGCATCCGCTTCGAGTTCGCGAGCGGTCAGGTGGTGACCGCGCAGATGCAGGTCATCGGCACCTACGACACGACCGCCGGCACGTTCCGCTGGGGATGGGCTGACCCGGGTGTCTCGGAGGCGCTGCGCAAACACGCGCAGATCGCGCACGCGTGGGGTCGCGCACACAACCAGCCCTTGTTCACCGAAAACGCCGTCGCCTGCACACAGGAAGACGCCTTGAGTTTCCTCGCCGTGGCGCGACAAGTGTGTGGCGCGGAGTGCGCCTTCTCTGCGCCTGTGATGGGCTCGCTCGTCTTCGTCACCTTCGGTGAAGTCGAGATCGATCTGCGCGCAATTCTGTAG
- a CDS encoding tautomerase family protein — MPLVTVTMLRGKDSAFKTSVLGAVHDALVSSGVPETDRFHRILELSPEDFRFDPSYPDLTTPRGDDFILIEVLLGVGRSIKVKRKIVSDIIESLKHDPGLDTERVMIYFKETQWENWAFGGGRFLHV; from the coding sequence ATGCCGCTCGTCACCGTCACCATGCTTCGCGGCAAGGACTCAGCCTTCAAGACGTCGGTGCTGGGCGCCGTGCACGATGCGCTCGTGTCGTCTGGGGTTCCCGAGACCGATCGGTTCCACCGCATTCTCGAACTCAGCCCGGAGGACTTCAGGTTCGATCCGAGCTACCCCGATCTGACGACACCTCGCGGGGACGATTTCATCCTGATCGAGGTGCTGCTCGGGGTGGGGCGAAGCATCAAGGTCAAACGCAAGATCGTCTCCGACATCATCGAATCGCTCAAACACGATCCCGGCCTCGACACGGAGCGGGTGATGATCTATTTCAAGGAGACCCAGTGGGAAAACTGGGCCTTCGGCGGCGGGCGATTCCTTCACGTCTGA
- a CDS encoding LysR family transcriptional regulator, producing MRGLDIDQLRTFVAICDYGSLSAASPHLCLSTSAVSEQVAKLEQRLGLSLLTRGKTGAMPTAQGRRLLRHARDLLALSEAAVRDLTEEPLAGEVCLAVTDYFRPASITQLLQRLRRDYPSLRLNVMVAKSAWIDASEPSAEFDIGLSMRLAGSRIATDSAETLLRRERLVWVGADRDAGRERPLPVLALPAGCALQAFTVRTLERHRVPYRLAHSASGVAGLHLAISAGLGVACLNESSVGPGMVRLSASSGLPALQEVEFHLLPPRRGESPLVHKVRETLRDLFR from the coding sequence ATGCGTGGACTCGACATCGATCAATTGAGAACCTTCGTCGCGATCTGCGACTACGGAAGCCTCTCTGCAGCATCGCCACATCTGTGCCTGTCGACGTCGGCGGTCAGTGAGCAGGTGGCCAAGCTGGAGCAGCGCCTCGGCCTGTCTCTGCTGACCCGCGGCAAGACCGGCGCGATGCCGACCGCTCAGGGACGCCGGCTCTTGCGCCACGCGAGAGACCTTCTTGCGCTGAGCGAGGCTGCGGTTCGAGACCTGACCGAGGAACCTCTGGCAGGAGAGGTGTGCCTCGCCGTGACCGACTATTTCCGGCCCGCCTCGATCACCCAGCTGCTTCAGCGGCTTCGCCGCGATTACCCCAGCTTGCGGCTCAATGTGATGGTCGCCAAGAGCGCGTGGATCGATGCCAGCGAGCCGAGCGCCGAGTTCGACATCGGCCTGTCGATGCGGCTGGCGGGCTCGCGCATCGCGACCGACAGTGCCGAAACCTTGCTGCGTCGCGAGCGCCTGGTGTGGGTCGGCGCCGACCGCGATGCCGGCCGCGAGCGGCCGCTGCCGGTGCTGGCGCTGCCGGCTGGTTGTGCGCTGCAGGCCTTCACCGTCCGCACGCTGGAGCGTCACCGGGTGCCGTACCGACTGGCCCACTCCGCATCGGGCGTGGCCGGCCTCCACCTGGCCATCTCGGCGGGTCTGGGCGTGGCTTGCCTGAACGAATCGAGCGTCGGGCCGGGCATGGTCCGCCTGAGCGCCTCTTCGGGCCTGCCGGCCCTCCAGGAGGTCGAGTTCCATCTGCTGCCGCCGCGACGCGGCGAGTCGCCGCTCGTGCACAAGGTGCGCGAAACCCTGCGCGACCTCTTCAGGTAG
- a CDS encoding diguanylate cyclase produces the protein MFGWIKGASFKLKVALAPLCAIACLVAVGFIGYAANNSLSSSLVGLGEVRVPRIIRAAELDQQLRSIHILVNQSLAWEGAGFKAVNIEELDNRIGRHMLDYQQAIQEALKDRTLDAAERAQLEIMSREFAIYRRSATDALEIKTGMLGNAVFYMTIIEGTYKRLHAAVDGLIAHERALSSQAVTDARALASRNLLTISLSLGLALATAVATAWLMASAMHADFRQKNQALKQAYQAIEEASLTDPLTGLRNRRFLEQQLDADISLCLRRHHAWQKSADQPMPPDADLVFFMVDIDHFKHLNDTYGHAAGDAVLTEMKVRLSEIFRESDYLVRWGGEEFLVVARGTSRNEADGIAERIRCSVADQPFTLAPGLTVHKTCSVGYASMPFLPHHPDALDWHKIVEIADQALYMAKRDGRNGWVGLSAKSDTRFDDVLRWLTSDPKLAAMNAGMSVSRGARAEDAAVAT, from the coding sequence ATGTTCGGTTGGATCAAAGGCGCATCGTTCAAGCTCAAGGTGGCCCTGGCGCCTTTGTGCGCCATCGCCTGCCTGGTGGCGGTGGGCTTCATCGGCTATGCGGCCAACAACAGCCTCAGCAGCTCCCTGGTGGGGCTGGGCGAGGTGCGTGTGCCGCGCATCATCCGCGCCGCCGAACTCGACCAGCAACTGCGCTCCATCCACATCCTCGTCAACCAGAGCCTCGCCTGGGAAGGAGCGGGGTTCAAGGCGGTCAACATCGAAGAACTCGACAACCGCATCGGCCGCCACATGCTCGACTACCAGCAAGCGATCCAGGAAGCGCTCAAGGACCGCACACTCGACGCGGCCGAACGCGCGCAACTGGAGATCATGTCCCGCGAGTTCGCCATCTACCGGCGCAGCGCGACCGACGCGCTGGAAATCAAGACCGGGATGCTGGGCAACGCCGTCTTCTACATGACCATCATCGAGGGCACGTACAAGCGCCTCCATGCGGCGGTCGACGGGTTGATCGCCCACGAGCGTGCCCTGTCATCGCAAGCCGTGACCGATGCACGCGCGCTCGCCTCGCGCAACCTGCTGACCATCAGCCTGAGCCTCGGGCTCGCGCTGGCCACTGCCGTCGCCACGGCATGGTTGATGGCCAGTGCCATGCATGCCGACTTCAGACAGAAGAACCAGGCGCTGAAGCAGGCCTACCAGGCCATCGAGGAAGCGAGCCTGACCGACCCCTTGACCGGCCTTCGCAATCGCCGCTTCCTGGAGCAGCAGCTCGATGCCGACATCAGCCTGTGCCTGCGCCGCCATCACGCGTGGCAAAAGAGCGCAGACCAGCCGATGCCACCGGACGCCGACCTGGTGTTCTTCATGGTCGACATCGACCACTTCAAGCACCTGAACGACACCTACGGTCATGCGGCCGGAGACGCCGTGCTCACCGAGATGAAAGTCAGGCTGAGCGAGATCTTCCGGGAGTCCGACTACCTCGTGCGCTGGGGCGGAGAGGAGTTCCTGGTGGTCGCCCGGGGCACCAGTCGAAATGAGGCCGACGGCATCGCAGAGCGCATCCGCTGCTCGGTCGCTGACCAGCCTTTCACGTTGGCCCCGGGGCTCACGGTCCACAAGACCTGCTCCGTCGGCTATGCCAGCATGCCCTTCCTGCCGCACCATCCCGACGCCCTCGACTGGCACAAGATCGTGGAGATCGCCGACCAGGCGCTCTACATGGCCAAGCGCGACGGGCGCAACGGCTGGGTGGGGCTCTCGGCCAAGTCCGACACGCGATTCGACGACGTGCTGCGATGGTTGACGAGCGACCCCAAGCTCGCCGCGATGAACGCCGGCATGAGTGTGTCGCGCGGGGCCCGGGCCGAGGACGCCGCAGTCGCTACCTGA
- a CDS encoding cache domain-containing protein — protein sequence MKVLLVACAGVIAGPAGATERRATPKEAQAMVKRAVEMIRKEGKDKAYAAITDKRGGFVVGDLYITVWGMDGVVRAHGANANMVGKNLYDLRDIDGKPFIEERLKMASAKEKFWQEYKYTHPRTGKIEPKRMYCEKWLDTVVCGGVYLYPS from the coding sequence TTGAAAGTTCTGCTCGTCGCCTGCGCGGGCGTGATCGCCGGCCCCGCCGGGGCGACCGAACGCCGCGCCACGCCGAAGGAGGCCCAGGCGATGGTGAAGCGGGCGGTGGAGATGATCCGCAAGGAAGGCAAGGACAAGGCCTACGCCGCCATCACCGACAAGCGTGGCGGCTTCGTCGTCGGCGACCTGTACATCACGGTGTGGGGCATGGACGGCGTGGTCCGCGCCCACGGGGCCAACGCCAACATGGTGGGCAAGAACCTCTACGACCTGCGAGACATCGACGGCAAGCCCTTCATCGAAGAGCGCCTGAAGATGGCCAGTGCCAAAGAGAAGTTCTGGCAGGAATACAAGTACACGCATCCCCGTACCGGCAAGATCGAGCCCAAGCGCATGTACTGCGAGAAGTGGCTCGACACCGTTGTCTGCGGCGGGGTGTATCTCTACCCCTCGTGA